One part of the Tunicatimonas pelagia genome encodes these proteins:
- the plsX gene encoding phosphate acyltransferase PlsX, whose amino-acid sequence MRIALDAMGGDSAPETCLEGAALAIREFSQDDCLVLVGQQEIIKEHLAQHEFPEAMIEVVHADEVIGMHEHPTKAFSQKKKSSISIGFHLLKEEKIDAFCSAGNTGAMSVGAMFSVKPCEGVIRPALVGFAPREDGSFGVLIDVGANADVKPEILVQFGEIGSLYAQYVFGINQPKVGLLNLGEEEQKGTVVTQAAYQLFKEKNQIHFIGNIEGRDIFRDKADVMVCNGYVGNVVLKMAESIYDLLKRRNYHDPFFDNLNYEAIGGSPILGINGNVVIGHGSSSALAIKNMIMQAFNMAKSDIHHKIRTAFQDQLSDKK is encoded by the coding sequence ATGAGGATTGCGCTTGATGCAATGGGTGGCGACTCTGCACCCGAAACCTGTCTGGAAGGAGCTGCTCTCGCTATCCGCGAATTTTCTCAAGACGATTGCTTGGTATTAGTCGGGCAGCAAGAAATCATAAAAGAACATCTGGCTCAGCACGAATTTCCCGAAGCAATGATAGAGGTTGTTCATGCCGATGAGGTAATCGGTATGCACGAGCACCCTACCAAAGCATTTAGCCAGAAAAAGAAATCGAGTATCAGCATTGGTTTTCATCTTTTAAAAGAAGAGAAAATTGATGCTTTTTGCAGTGCGGGCAATACCGGGGCTATGTCAGTGGGGGCTATGTTCTCGGTAAAGCCCTGCGAAGGTGTGATTCGACCGGCACTGGTAGGGTTTGCCCCCCGCGAAGATGGCAGCTTCGGAGTACTGATTGATGTAGGAGCCAATGCCGATGTGAAGCCCGAAATTTTGGTGCAGTTTGGCGAAATTGGTTCGCTCTACGCTCAGTACGTTTTTGGCATCAATCAACCGAAGGTAGGCTTACTCAATTTGGGTGAAGAGGAGCAGAAAGGCACCGTGGTTACCCAAGCTGCGTATCAACTATTCAAAGAGAAAAATCAGATTCATTTCATTGGTAATATCGAGGGGCGAGATATTTTTCGCGATAAGGCCGACGTAATGGTCTGCAATGGCTACGTAGGTAATGTTGTGCTGAAAATGGCCGAATCTATCTACGACTTGTTAAAGCGCCGCAACTACCACGATCCATTTTTTGATAATTTAAATTATGAGGCCATCGGCGGAAGCCCTATTCTAGGCATAAATGGCAACGTAGTAATCGGACACGGCTCTTCTAGCGCACTGGCCATAAAAAATATGATTATGCAAGCCTTCAACATGGCGAAGTCAGACATACATCATAAAATCCGAACTGCTTTTCAGGATCAGCTTTCTGATAAAAAATAA
- a CDS encoding tetratricopeptide repeat protein, which translates to MNSLRVLWLLVLVLGFGGGLTVYGQAQAPEIAQQKQPLLLDMNMQIETTQAVNDMYNFKFARAERQFRWIKQDHPNHPLPYFLLGLSQWWKIVPNPHETKYDDRCLAYMDTATVLAEQMFDQDEEDPEAAFFLAAAHAFKGRLHSERRDFTKAASDGRLSLKYLEICKGKEDFSPELLFGDALYNYYAEWIKDNYPILRPLMIFFPNGDKSLGIKQLKTVANNAFYTRTEAQYFLMRILSEEQNDPREAFRIAEYLHKTFPDNAYFHRYYARQLYSRGKHRDAERVSLDIIAKIDSGMTGYEATSGRYAAFFLGQIYQMRTELTEAEKYYNKTIEYARSIDATESGYYHYSMLYLGEIAEKQDNPARAKEYYKLVKKEAKRSSRAHEKARDNLKSMRRGD; encoded by the coding sequence ATGAATAGCTTACGAGTTCTTTGGTTGCTTGTGTTGGTATTGGGATTCGGTGGTGGACTAACTGTGTATGGGCAGGCGCAGGCCCCAGAAATCGCCCAACAAAAACAACCGCTGCTGCTGGATATGAACATGCAGATTGAGACGACCCAGGCAGTAAACGACATGTACAACTTTAAGTTTGCCCGGGCTGAACGGCAGTTTCGCTGGATTAAGCAAGACCACCCCAACCATCCGCTCCCGTACTTTCTACTGGGTCTGAGCCAGTGGTGGAAGATTGTGCCTAACCCGCACGAAACCAAATACGATGATCGCTGCTTAGCCTATATGGACACGGCTACCGTACTAGCCGAACAAATGTTTGACCAAGACGAAGAAGACCCCGAAGCCGCTTTTTTCCTGGCAGCGGCTCATGCTTTTAAAGGTCGCCTTCACTCCGAACGTCGCGATTTTACAAAAGCAGCGAGCGACGGAAGGTTGTCACTAAAGTATTTGGAGATTTGTAAGGGGAAGGAAGATTTTAGCCCAGAACTGCTTTTCGGAGATGCCCTTTATAATTACTATGCTGAGTGGATTAAAGACAACTATCCGATCTTACGCCCACTGATGATATTTTTCCCGAACGGCGATAAGAGTTTAGGAATTAAGCAACTAAAAACAGTAGCCAACAATGCTTTTTATACCCGCACGGAGGCTCAGTACTTTTTGATGCGAATCTTATCCGAGGAACAAAATGATCCAAGAGAAGCTTTTCGCATTGCTGAATATCTGCACAAAACCTTTCCCGACAATGCGTATTTTCATCGCTACTACGCTCGCCAGCTCTACAGTCGGGGTAAGCACCGCGACGCTGAGCGGGTATCATTAGATATTATTGCTAAAATTGATAGTGGCATGACAGGCTACGAAGCTACCAGTGGTCGATACGCGGCCTTCTTTTTGGGTCAAATCTACCAGATGCGGACTGAATTAACCGAAGCAGAAAAATACTATAACAAAACGATAGAATACGCTCGGTCGATTGATGCTACCGAGTCGGGTTATTATCATTATTCTATGCTGTACTTGGGTGAGATTGCCGAAAAGCAAGATAATCCCGCCCGAGCTAAAGAATACTACAAACTGGTAAAGAAGGAAGCAAAACGCAGTAGCCGGGCTCACGAGAAAGCTCGCGACAATTTGAAATCAATGCGACGAGGCGATTGA
- a CDS encoding YceD family protein: MMEDFTRFDINIYSLSDKVYTYEYHLQDAFFHLFDNKLVERGDLRVAVVLDKQPTLITANFRINGTVQLECDRSLEPFDHPLAIEKMIIYQYGEAEEEVSEDIYTITTGTQHINIAHLLYEFIGLALPMKRLHPSLAKEEDPWVEGEIIFSSAAEKANQENSEEEVDPRWQILRNLKNQ, translated from the coding sequence ATGATGGAAGATTTTACCCGGTTTGATATTAATATATATTCACTATCAGACAAGGTTTACACGTACGAATATCACTTGCAAGATGCTTTCTTTCATTTGTTTGATAATAAGTTGGTTGAGCGAGGAGACCTTAGAGTAGCAGTAGTTTTAGATAAGCAGCCTACGCTAATTACGGCAAACTTCCGCATTAATGGTACTGTGCAGTTAGAGTGCGACCGTAGTTTAGAACCTTTCGACCATCCGTTGGCGATTGAGAAGATGATTATCTACCAGTATGGCGAGGCAGAAGAAGAAGTTTCTGAAGATATTTATACAATCACTACCGGAACTCAACACATTAATATTGCTCATTTGCTGTACGAGTTTATTGGGTTAGCGTTACCCATGAAGCGACTGCACCCTTCGCTAGCTAAAGAAGAGGACCCTTGGGTAGAGGGTGAAATTATATTTAGCTCGGCAGCTGAAAAAGCTAATCAAGAAAATTCTGAAGAGGAAGTCGATCCTCGCTGGCAGATATTACGTAATTTGAAAAATCAGTAG
- the rpmF gene encoding 50S ribosomal protein L32, which yields MAHPKRKISKSRRDKRRTHLGLTPRNIAIDPTTGEPHLFHRAHWYEGKLYYRGKVVMEKEDVA from the coding sequence ATGGCACATCCCAAACGGAAGATTTCCAAATCAAGAAGAGATAAACGAAGAACCCACCTAGGTCTTACCCCCCGAAACATTGCAATTGACCCGACTACGGGCGAGCCTCATCTATTTCACCGAGCCCACTGGTACGAAGGTAAGCTTTACTACCGGGGCAAAGTAGTAATGGAGAAGGAAGACGTAGCGTAA